The sequence GGGCCGGGCGGAGGGTTGTCGGTCGGCGACGCCTCGGCCACCGGCAGCGGGGCGGGGGCCAACTCCAACGCCTCGACCAGCAAGGGGACTTCGTCCGCTGAGGCGTCCGGCGGTTCGCAGAGCGCCAGTGCGACCAGCGGGTCCAGCCAGAACGGGGACGCGTCCTCCGCGAGCACCAAGGGTGGCGGTTTCTCGGGCGCCAACGCGGATTCCGGTCCGGCCGGTTCCTCCGCCGCGGCCTCCAGCCCCAGCGGCAACACCTCCGCGAGCGCCGCCTCCGGGCCGCTCGGGAGCGCAGGCAAGGCCGGGGTCGGTGTGTCCGGCTCGTCCGCGAGCACGTCGGCGGCCGGTACGTCCGCGGCCGGCACCGACGCCGGCGGCAGCCAGGCGCAGGCCTCCGCCACCAGCACCTCCGGGCCGACCTCCGCCACCTCCACCGGTGTCGGCAGCCCGCTCGGTGGTGTCTCCTCAGCGACCGCTTCGGCGCCCAACGGTGGTACGGCCACCGCGCAGGCGCCCGGCGCGGCGCCGGCCAGCATCTCGGGTCCGCCCGGGACGAGCGTCTCCGCGAGCGCCTACAGCGGGGCGATAGCCGGTACGCCCGGGGCCATGCTCGGGTCGCCCTGGGGGGCGACCACGACGACGAGTTCGGCTCCGGCTGACTCCGCACCCGCGTCGGCTCCGGCCGACTCGGCACCGGCTGACTCCGCACCGGCCTCGGCCCCGGCCGACTCCGCTCCTGCGGCGGCGGCCGCTCCGGCGGGGGACACGGCAGCCGCGTCCGCACCCGGTGACGACGGTTCGTCCGACGCTGCTTCGGCTGACGCCGGTGACGCGGGGGACGACGGTTCCTCCGCTGCCGCCGGGGATGCCGGTGACGCCGGTGACAACGGAGCTTCCGCCGACGGAGCTTCGTCCGACGGTTCCTCCGCCGATGGAGCTTCGGCCGGAGACTCCGGTGCCTCTGGCGCCTCGGCGTCCGGCGGTGACGGGGGTTCCTCCGATGGAGGCTCCTCCGACGGCGGTTATGGCGGCGGTGACGGCGGTTCCTCGGCGTCCGGCGGCAACAGCGGTTCCTCCGACGGCGGTTACGGCGGGGGCGACGGCGGTGGCGAAGGGGCCGGCGGATACGGCGGCGGTTCCGGCAGCGGCGGTGACGGTGGTGGTTCTGGCGGCGGCGACGGCGGTGGCGGCTCCGGCGGCGGGGACGGCGGCGGTTCCGGCGGCGGTGGTGACTAGGACGCGTCCGACGCGTCACCGGCCCTGGGGATCTCTCCGTACGGGCTGAACCGTGCGACCGGCCACGGCAGGATCGTGGCCGGTCGCACGGCTTTCGGCAGCGCTTTCGGCGCCGCTTGCGGGGCCGGGTCGTGCGGGTGGGGTCGGTCAGGCGGCGAACCAGTGGGCGAGGGACGTGCGCAGGGCGGTCAGGTCGTCAGGGGTCGGGGTGGGGGTGGCACAGGCCCAGGCGGTGTAGCCGTCGGGGCGGATGAGCAGGCCGGTGAGGTCGCCTGCCGGGTCGGCGCTTCGGGCGGTGACCAGGTCGACGGCTGTCAGGCCGGCTGGGAGGGCGGCGGACAGTGACCGGTCCTCGGTGAGGTCGAGGAGCAAGGGCCATGCGGTGCGGGCGAGTTCGGCGAGCCGGACCTTTCCCGTCCCGGTGATCAGTGTCAACTCCGGGGCGAAGTAGCCGACCGCGGGGTGGGGGTCGGCGAGGCCCATGTCGTAGCGGACGTCGGTGCCGGCGGTGAGGTCGGCGAGGTGCTGGACGACCTGCTTGCGGGTGAGCAGCTCGGTGAAGAGTTCGCGCAGGGCGGTGGTGTCGCTGCCCGGTGCGGTGAGTGCGGACTGGGCCTCGGCGTTGAGCACCATGCGCCGGGCGGCTTGGCGGCGCTCGGTGTCGTAGCTGTCGAGCAGGCCGGCGGGGGCGGTGCCGTGCAGCGCGGCGGCGAGCTTCCAGCCGAGGTTCGCGGCGTCCTGGAGGCCGAGGTTGAGGCCGGGGCCGCCGCCGGAGGTGTAGACGTGGGCGGCGTCGCCGACGAGGAAGATCCGGCGGTCGCGGAACCGGTCGGCGACGCGGGTGTTGCCGCCGTTCAGCCGCCGCAGCACGTGCGGGCCCGTGCCGTCCGGCGCGCCGAGCGGCAGGGCGACGCCGAGCACCCGCCGGATGCTCGCCTCCATCTCGGCCAGGGTCATCGGTTCGTCCGTCGCGGGCTGGTCCCACTCGGTGGTGCTGACCAGCGGCGGCTGCCCGGGGAACGGGGCGTAGGAGAAGCCGCCCTGGTCGGTGCGGTGGGGCAGGAAGGGCAGGACCGGCGGGTGGCCGGGGACGGTGAGGGCGCCGTTGGCCGGGTCGATCCACTCGGCGGGGAGAGTGGCGTGGGCGGTGCGGTTGGTGCGGCGGTCGTAGCTGACGCCGGGGAACCCGATCCCGGACAGCTTGCGGATCACGCTGTGCGCGCCGTCCGCGCCGACCACGTAGCGGGCGCGGAGCTGCTGGTCGCCGTCGGGGCCGGTGACGTCGAGGGTGACGGCCGCGTCGTCCTGGGCGACGGCGCCGACCCGGTGTCCGCGCCGCAGGTCGACGCCGAGCTCGCGGGCGCGCTCCTCCAGGACCTGGACGATGCGGTGCTGCGGGGCGGCCAGCCCGAAGACCGGGCTGGCGTCCAGCAGGCCGAGATCGAGGCCCATCGCGGCGAACATGAAGTACGCGGAGTTCGGCCGCGGGGGTTCCGGGCTGCCGCTGAGCGGTTCGTGCAGGCCGCGGTGGTCGGCCAGGCGTACCACCTGGCCGAGCAGGCCGTTGGCCTTGGGTTCGGTGCCGGGCTGCGGGAGTTGCTCCAGTACGGTCGGGCGGATGCCGGCCAGGGCCAGTTCGCAGGCGAGCATCAGCCCGTTCGGCCCGCCCCCGACGATGATCACATC comes from Streptomyces sp. NBC_00448 and encodes:
- a CDS encoding FAD-dependent monooxygenase, whose amino-acid sequence is MTVTADVIIVGGGPNGLMLACELALAGIRPTVLEQLPQPGTEPKANGLLGQVVRLADHRGLHEPLSGSPEPPRPNSAYFMFAAMGLDLGLLDASPVFGLAAPQHRIVQVLEERARELGVDLRRGHRVGAVAQDDAAVTLDVTGPDGDQQLRARYVVGADGAHSVIRKLSGIGFPGVSYDRRTNRTAHATLPAEWIDPANGALTVPGHPPVLPFLPHRTDQGGFSYAPFPGQPPLVSTTEWDQPATDEPMTLAEMEASIRRVLGVALPLGAPDGTGPHVLRRLNGGNTRVADRFRDRRIFLVGDAAHVYTSGGGPGLNLGLQDAANLGWKLAAALHGTAPAGLLDSYDTERRQAARRMVLNAEAQSALTAPGSDTTALRELFTELLTRKQVVQHLADLTAGTDVRYDMGLADPHPAVGYFAPELTLITGTGKVRLAELARTAWPLLLDLTEDRSLSAALPAGLTAVDLVTARSADPAGDLTGLLIRPDGYTAWACATPTPTPDDLTALRTSLAHWFAA